In Megasphaera vaginalis (ex Bordigoni et al. 2020), a single genomic region encodes these proteins:
- the yqeC gene encoding selenium cofactor biosynthesis protein YqeC gives MVEDKRWRRLLHPGITAIVGAGGKTTVLERLGKYGHTANLPIMISTTVSVNSDRVDNVRPFDVICTGNIEEGEAFCAERIAAGRVPAWFRNLTADGLYEGLEAQTIDYLKSRHPAWYILIEADASRHKWLKAPQADDIPLPQTCDTLIGVLNLQMLSSPLSEERVDGVDTAAAIMGRPIGAVLTPALLAKLVKHPRGMFRGMPCARVLFCTGYNAVQHRMTEALLDELDDLGLSASVLADGYRETCTIRQYIAYDNLDKKSI, from the coding sequence ATGGTAGAAGATAAACGCTGGCGGCGTCTGCTGCATCCGGGGATTACGGCGATCGTCGGTGCCGGCGGGAAGACGACGGTGCTGGAGCGCCTGGGAAAATACGGGCATACTGCAAATCTGCCGATTATGATCAGTACGACGGTGTCCGTAAACAGTGATCGCGTCGATAATGTCAGACCATTTGATGTTATTTGCACCGGTAATATCGAAGAAGGAGAGGCTTTTTGCGCCGAACGGATCGCTGCCGGACGTGTACCGGCCTGGTTTAGAAATCTGACGGCTGACGGTCTTTATGAAGGCCTGGAGGCACAGACGATCGATTACTTGAAAAGCCGTCATCCGGCCTGGTATATTCTGATTGAAGCCGATGCGTCCCGGCATAAATGGCTGAAAGCCCCGCAGGCTGATGACATACCGCTGCCGCAAACTTGCGATACGCTGATCGGCGTACTCAATCTGCAAATGCTCAGCTCACCCTTGTCGGAGGAGCGCGTCGACGGCGTTGATACGGCGGCGGCCATTATGGGCAGGCCGATCGGCGCCGTGTTGACGCCGGCCCTATTGGCCAAATTGGTCAAGCATCCCCGCGGCATGTTCCGCGGTATGCCTTGTGCGCGCGTCCTCTTCTGCACCGGTTACAATGCGGTGCAGCACCGCATGACAGAAGCGCTTCTCGATGAATTGGACGACCTTGGCTTATCGGCCAGCGTGTTGGCAGACGGCTATAGAGAAACCTGCACCATACGGCAGTACATTGCATATGACAACTTGGATAAGAAGTCCATATAA
- a CDS encoding FAD binding domain-containing protein encodes MTIQENSYMPATPEEAYFMFQQTAGASFRAGGQRHRYEKTQPPLTIDLANTGLSYIRDGGDELAVGAMTTLSDLEANGAVAGIDGGVLPRALREIHDRRLKENATLGALLAVKAPFSMIIPILLTMHVDVELYGKGRMSLADYLGCPPLGDMITQIDIAKGSGYGAFFFYRSLPTDEPYLTGAASIRAGRWRIAVGGRPGMAVLAERAAAELTDKGMAARENVAHLASEELEFANYGTCSGAERKALTVEMVRYLAETAWKGYSCLETVR; translated from the coding sequence ATGACGATACAAGAGAACAGCTATATGCCGGCAACGCCTGAAGAAGCATACTTCATGTTTCAACAGACTGCCGGCGCTTCTTTCCGCGCCGGCGGACAGCGTCACCGGTATGAGAAGACGCAGCCGCCGTTGACTATTGATTTGGCGAATACCGGTTTGTCGTATATTCGCGACGGCGGAGATGAATTGGCCGTCGGGGCCATGACGACGTTGTCCGACCTTGAAGCCAACGGGGCGGTTGCCGGAATTGACGGCGGCGTCTTGCCGCGGGCATTGCGCGAAATACACGACCGAAGACTGAAAGAAAACGCCACGTTAGGAGCCTTGTTGGCAGTGAAGGCGCCTTTTTCCATGATTATTCCGATCTTGTTGACGATGCATGTCGACGTGGAGCTTTACGGCAAAGGGAGAATGAGTCTTGCCGATTATCTTGGCTGTCCGCCGTTGGGCGATATGATCACGCAGATAGATATCGCCAAGGGAAGCGGATATGGCGCTTTTTTCTTTTACCGGAGCCTGCCGACGGATGAGCCTTATCTTACCGGGGCGGCGTCAATCCGCGCAGGCAGGTGGCGTATTGCCGTCGGCGGCCGTCCCGGTATGGCCGTGCTTGCAGAGCGGGCGGCGGCGGAGCTGACGGATAAAGGCATGGCGGCGCGGGAAAATGTAGCTCACCTGGCCAGTGAAGAACTGGAATTTGCCAATTACGGAACCTGTTCGGGCGCAGAGCGAAAGGCGCTGACCGTAGAGATGGTGCGGTATTTGGCGGAAACGGCTTGGAAAGGATACAGCTGCCTGGAGACGGTGCGCTGA
- a CDS encoding suppressor of fused domain protein — protein MTLTAQRRQGKRFFSLTDTEMISSIDGKYNEQVKCYFRRLFPYRTHSVLRDGTRKPLPVDIGILYPTVEEPFYLIHTIGMSGAPMQYPGSAEFDAKKSSYGELYMMLPGNWPFSACNDVVDGDDPAAWPLHLLMELGRFPHVHKLWLSYGFVLPNTEFCEPFAPDTALSGLIIVQFDGELGEMKLADGTMLQLFMPILLYKEELDLYNTLGPDELIERILDSCDGSFLVDVKRTNIGLLQRE, from the coding sequence ATGACTTTGACTGCGCAACGGCGTCAAGGGAAGCGCTTTTTTTCCTTGACCGATACAGAGATGATCAGCAGTATAGACGGAAAATATAATGAACAGGTAAAATGTTATTTCCGGCGGCTGTTTCCTTATCGGACGCATTCCGTTTTGCGTGACGGCACCAGAAAACCGCTGCCTGTGGATATCGGGATCTTATATCCTACGGTGGAAGAACCTTTTTACCTGATACATACGATCGGCATGAGTGGTGCTCCGATGCAATATCCCGGCAGCGCCGAATTCGATGCGAAAAAATCGTCTTATGGCGAATTATATATGATGCTGCCCGGCAACTGGCCCTTTTCGGCTTGTAATGATGTTGTTGACGGAGATGATCCTGCTGCCTGGCCGCTTCATTTGCTGATGGAGCTTGGGCGGTTTCCCCATGTTCATAAATTGTGGCTGTCTTACGGCTTTGTGCTTCCGAATACGGAGTTTTGTGAGCCTTTCGCGCCGGATACGGCATTATCCGGACTCATTATCGTACAGTTTGACGGTGAACTGGGCGAGATGAAGTTGGCTGACGGTACGATGTTGCAGCTTTTTATGCCGATCTTGCTGTATAAAGAAGAATTAGATCTATATAATACGCTGGGACCGGATGAACTGATCGAACGGATCCTCGACAGTTGTGACGGGTCCTTTTTGGTAGATGTGAAGCGGACTAATATCGGACTGTTGCAGCGTGAATAG
- the aroC gene encoding chorismate synthase, whose amino-acid sequence MSNTWGETASLTIFGESHGPCIGAVLDGIPAGVSLDWQAVSQEMRRRAPGRNELSTKRREHDVFSVESGFFNGFTTGTPLCVRIANEDQRAEDYARLRHIMRPGHADYSGNVRYGGYNDYRGGGHFSGRLTAPLVFAGAVAKQILALDRIAIGAHILQLGNICDRRFCSLGKDKALFGRLSQNALAVLDPTKEEEMEKAILQAKRDGDSVGGIVECMITGLPAGMGDPFFDSVESKLSHMIFAIPAVKGVSFGDGFALAAMTGSEGNDSFYYDDDGRVRTRTNHNGGINGGITNGMPVLFQAVIKGTPSIAKEQDTIDRSSGTNCKLSVPGRHDPAIVQRALPAVEAAAAWTVLDIMLTAKSGRPYDGK is encoded by the coding sequence ATGAGCAACACATGGGGAGAAACGGCGTCACTGACCATTTTCGGTGAATCTCACGGTCCTTGTATCGGCGCTGTATTGGACGGGATTCCGGCAGGTGTTTCCCTCGACTGGCAGGCTGTGTCGCAAGAGATGCGGCGCCGTGCGCCGGGACGAAACGAGTTGTCAACAAAACGCCGGGAACACGACGTGTTTTCTGTGGAAAGCGGTTTTTTTAACGGCTTTACGACGGGAACGCCGCTTTGCGTACGCATTGCCAATGAAGATCAGCGCGCAGAAGACTATGCGCGGCTGCGGCATATTATGCGTCCCGGTCATGCCGATTATAGCGGCAACGTCCGTTACGGCGGCTATAATGATTACCGCGGCGGCGGTCATTTTTCGGGACGGTTGACGGCGCCGCTCGTTTTTGCCGGCGCCGTGGCCAAACAGATTCTGGCTTTGGACAGAATTGCGATAGGAGCGCATATCCTGCAATTGGGGAACATCTGTGATCGTCGCTTTTGCTCTCTAGGCAAAGATAAGGCGCTTTTCGGACGATTATCGCAGAATGCGTTGGCCGTACTCGATCCGACTAAAGAAGAGGAAATGGAAAAAGCAATTTTGCAGGCGAAGCGCGACGGCGATTCCGTCGGCGGTATTGTGGAATGCATGATTACGGGACTACCGGCAGGTATGGGCGATCCTTTCTTCGACTCCGTTGAAAGCAAGCTCAGTCACATGATCTTTGCCATTCCGGCAGTAAAAGGCGTCTCTTTCGGCGACGGCTTTGCTTTGGCGGCGATGACGGGATCGGAAGGAAATGATTCCTTTTATTATGATGACGACGGTCGTGTGCGGACGCGGACAAATCATAACGGCGGCATTAACGGCGGCATTACGAACGGGATGCCCGTCCTCTTTCAGGCCGTGATCAAGGGAACACCGTCAATTGCCAAAGAACAGGATACGATCGATAGGAGCAGCGGAACGAATTGCAAGCTTTCCGTTCCCGGACGGCATGATCCCGCTATTGTGCAGCGTGCGTTGCCTGCCGTAGAGGCTGCCGCTGCCTGGACCGTTCTCGATATCATGCTTACCGCCAAAAGCGGCAGGCCGTATGACGGCAAGTAA
- the aroA gene encoding 3-phosphoshikimate 1-carboxyvinyltransferase → MKVVITPKKLHGTVTIPSSKSMGHRHLICAALANGETVVENVSPSQDLAATCRVLRLLGAEIETAAAPRPAQRTLHIRGGLRRRNSALFADCGESGSTLRFLIPLALASGNTVTFSGSGRLAERPLQPYYDLFNARRICCQKNDAGLPLTVRGELTPGYYALPGNVSSQFFTGLLFALPLLPGDSVLHSTTALESASYVELTLACLRQYGVGVEKSGNDTFHITGNQVYQPGRYQVEGDFSQAAFWLAAAAIGEAILCSGLTEHSRQGDAVILDILSNMGGDVRRTAQGIQSLPTRTRGCIVDVADCPDLAPVLTALAACSTGTTQIVNAGRLRFKECDRLHAMATELNSLGADIEEEKNGLVIHGVPFLHGGTVSAWNDHRVAMALAVASQRAVNTVVIDGAESVAKSYPQFWRDFQRLGGTIRQEGSR, encoded by the coding sequence ATGAAGGTAGTCATTACACCGAAGAAATTGCACGGCACCGTGACGATACCGTCATCAAAAAGCATGGGACACCGCCATTTAATCTGCGCCGCCTTGGCGAATGGCGAAACGGTAGTGGAAAACGTATCGCCTTCGCAGGATCTTGCAGCGACCTGCAGGGTACTTCGACTGCTGGGGGCGGAGATTGAGACGGCAGCGGCGCCGCGGCCAGCGCAACGGACGTTGCATATCCGCGGCGGCTTGCGGCGGCGGAACTCGGCCCTTTTTGCCGACTGCGGCGAATCGGGTTCGACCTTGCGGTTTTTGATTCCCCTCGCCCTTGCCAGCGGTAATACGGTGACGTTTTCCGGTAGCGGGCGCTTAGCCGAACGACCGTTGCAGCCTTATTACGATCTCTTTAACGCGCGCCGGATCTGTTGCCAAAAAAACGATGCTGGACTGCCGTTGACTGTGCGCGGCGAATTGACGCCGGGGTACTATGCGCTGCCGGGTAACGTCAGTTCGCAATTTTTTACAGGACTGCTGTTTGCGTTGCCGCTGTTGCCTGGCGATTCAGTGCTGCACAGTACGACGGCGCTGGAGTCGGCAAGCTACGTCGAGTTGACGTTGGCGTGTCTGCGGCAGTATGGCGTCGGCGTTGAAAAAAGCGGAAACGATACGTTTCACATTACCGGCAATCAAGTATATCAGCCGGGGCGGTATCAGGTGGAAGGCGATTTTTCACAAGCCGCCTTCTGGCTTGCCGCGGCAGCTATCGGGGAGGCTATTCTCTGCAGCGGCTTAACGGAACATTCACGGCAGGGCGATGCGGTCATCCTGGATATTCTCTCGAATATGGGAGGGGACGTGCGGCGAACGGCGCAGGGGATTCAGTCCCTGCCGACAAGAACGCGGGGCTGTATCGTCGATGTAGCCGATTGCCCCGATCTGGCGCCGGTATTGACGGCATTGGCAGCTTGCAGCACAGGAACGACACAGATCGTTAATGCCGGCCGGCTGCGGTTCAAGGAATGTGATCGGCTTCATGCTATGGCGACGGAGTTGAATTCTTTGGGGGCCGATATTGAAGAAGAAAAAAACGGTCTCGTTATCCACGGCGTGCCTTTCTTACATGGCGGTACCGTTTCGGCTTGGAACGACCACCGCGTGGCGATGGCGCTGGCCGTTGCGTCACAGCGGGCGGTAAACACTGTCGTGATTGATGGCGCCGAGTCCGTTGCCAAATCGTATCCGCAGTTTTGGCGTGACTTTCAACGGTTAGGCGGCACTATTCGACAGGAGGGAAGCAGATGA
- the aroB gene encoding 3-dehydroquinate synthase: MNNLHVSLPNNAYDIHISRGLLKQAAGLLPAAVLKGKVAVLTDTTLAALYGEKLSQSLRSAGAAVQVIRLEPGEEHKNLTTLAAVYNSLAAFGLSRSDTLIAFGGGVVGDLGGFAAATYLRGIRYIQMPTTLLAQVDSSVGGKTAVNLAGGKNQVGSFCQPAAVYIDPDLLDSLSPRCVGDGLGEVIKYGAICNDRIFSFLERQSPATIGRYWEEIITACCREKARIVAADVHDQGKRMLLNFGHTFGHAVERACGYGTYLHGEAVSIGMVRITAGTERQGLTEKGTTARLIKLLERYRLPTEISLPDERLMPFLQKDKKRRGDTMTLAIIPAIGRGKLISVACEAMPDYLGREGLR, translated from the coding sequence ATGAATAATCTACATGTTTCACTGCCGAACAATGCTTATGATATCCATATTTCCCGCGGTTTGCTGAAACAGGCGGCGGGGCTGCTACCGGCAGCGGTGCTGAAAGGGAAAGTTGCCGTCCTTACGGATACGACGCTGGCTGCTTTGTACGGTGAAAAACTGTCGCAGTCCTTGCGCAGCGCCGGCGCCGCCGTACAGGTGATTCGTCTTGAGCCGGGAGAAGAGCACAAGAATCTGACGACGCTGGCTGCCGTTTATAATAGCTTGGCAGCCTTTGGCCTCAGCCGCAGCGATACGCTGATTGCGTTTGGCGGCGGCGTTGTCGGTGATCTCGGCGGGTTCGCGGCGGCAACGTATTTGCGGGGAATACGCTACATTCAAATGCCGACGACTTTGTTGGCGCAAGTTGACAGCAGCGTCGGCGGTAAGACGGCCGTGAATTTGGCTGGCGGTAAAAACCAGGTCGGCAGCTTTTGCCAACCTGCCGCCGTGTACATTGATCCCGATTTGTTGGACTCTCTTTCGCCGCGGTGTGTCGGTGACGGATTGGGCGAGGTCATCAAATACGGTGCCATTTGCAATGACCGGATTTTTTCTTTTCTTGAACGACAGAGTCCGGCAACGATCGGCAGGTATTGGGAAGAGATTATTACCGCTTGCTGTCGGGAAAAAGCCCGTATCGTGGCGGCCGATGTCCATGATCAGGGGAAACGGATGCTGCTCAATTTCGGCCATACCTTCGGTCATGCCGTGGAACGGGCTTGCGGTTACGGTACATATTTGCACGGTGAAGCCGTGTCTATCGGCATGGTCCGCATCACGGCGGGAACGGAACGGCAAGGATTGACGGAAAAAGGTACGACGGCGCGGCTGATAAAGCTGCTGGAGAGGTACCGGCTGCCGACGGAAATTTCGCTGCCAGATGAACGGCTCATGCCGTTTCTCCAGAAAGACAAGAAGCGGCGCGGGGACACGATGACGTTGGCGATTATTCCGGCGATCGGCCGGGGAAAACTGATTTCCGTTGCCTGTGAAGCGATGCCGGATTATCTCGGAAGGGAAGGATTGCGATGA
- a CDS encoding prephenate dehydrogenase, with amino-acid sequence MNENLVDRCVAIVGLGLMGGSYAKALKRRGVKRILAFDADQRTLENGLADGCVDEIYTTGGTVLRDAALIIFCTPAAAMCRFIKANAAHFSPHVVITDIAGIKGNLAVAVKPYLGDGMDFVAGHPMAGCEGQGYGRSRADIFDGANYILIPTPDNKGENIDAIAAMAKDLGCARVACVTAAEHDRLIAYTSNLPHVLATALINCEAMDEATKYFIAGSFRDGTRVANINAPLWRDLLLSNRENVLHEITAFQQTLGHFAKLLEAKDGARLKAFLEEASRRRRDLLHE; translated from the coding sequence ATGAACGAAAATCTTGTTGACCGGTGTGTTGCCATCGTCGGGCTGGGACTGATGGGCGGTTCTTATGCTAAGGCGCTGAAACGACGGGGCGTTAAACGGATATTGGCTTTTGATGCCGATCAACGTACGTTGGAAAACGGCTTGGCCGACGGCTGTGTAGATGAAATATACACGACAGGAGGCACCGTTTTAAGGGATGCGGCGCTGATCATATTCTGTACGCCTGCCGCCGCGATGTGCCGTTTCATCAAAGCCAATGCAGCGCATTTTTCACCGCATGTTGTTATTACGGATATTGCCGGGATCAAAGGCAATTTAGCCGTTGCGGTGAAGCCTTATCTCGGCGACGGCATGGATTTTGTTGCCGGTCATCCTATGGCCGGCTGCGAAGGACAGGGGTACGGCAGGTCACGGGCGGATATTTTCGACGGCGCCAATTATATTTTGATTCCGACGCCGGACAACAAAGGGGAGAATATTGACGCCATTGCGGCCATGGCAAAGGATTTGGGATGCGCTCGCGTCGCCTGTGTTACTGCGGCAGAACACGATCGGTTGATCGCGTATACAAGCAATTTGCCTCATGTTTTGGCGACGGCGCTGATCAACTGTGAAGCGATGGACGAGGCTACGAAATATTTTATTGCCGGCAGCTTTCGGGACGGCACGCGTGTTGCCAATATCAACGCGCCTTTATGGCGAGATCTGCTTCTTTCCAATCGGGAGAATGTGCTGCACGAAATAACGGCCTTTCAGCAGACTCTCGGCCATTTTGCAAAACTGCTGGAAGCAAAAGACGGGGCGCGCTTGAAAGCTTTTCTGGAAGAGGCGTCCAGACGGAGAAGGGATTTACTTCATGAATAA
- a CDS encoding polysaccharide deacetylase family protein yields MKLRGFIGVVAVCILVLVGWTITGHRAWAEELRLAVETPPAGTADVFKLGKAFGLPAADTAQVVKLDKDFVLPPADNALPVYDAYTLQQRRERGLPLTYYRGTEREYYYGDHVVYLTFDDGPNKENTQKILDILKSEDVRATFFLVGKNVENNPQTVKRIYQEGHAIGLHSYSHDYAKLYASAQAYTDEMEKTEQRIYQILHVRPIISRAPGGTAGHFTAAHWQAVRDLGYIEVGWNALNGDADGSGKTSSQELENIRSQLEKRPYLNTHLVILMHDSAGHGATVNSLPDVIHLLKEKGYTFRVVTPAIPPSW; encoded by the coding sequence GTGAAATTACGAGGATTTATCGGCGTTGTTGCCGTTTGCATTTTGGTGTTGGTCGGTTGGACCATAACAGGTCATAGGGCTTGGGCCGAAGAGTTGCGACTGGCGGTGGAAACGCCGCCTGCCGGTACGGCGGACGTTTTTAAGCTGGGTAAAGCGTTCGGGTTACCTGCTGCTGACACGGCGCAAGTCGTCAAACTGGATAAGGATTTCGTTTTGCCGCCGGCAGATAATGCCTTACCGGTTTATGATGCGTACACTTTGCAGCAACGTCGTGAGCGAGGACTGCCGTTGACCTATTATCGCGGGACGGAGCGGGAATATTATTACGGAGATCACGTCGTCTATCTGACTTTTGACGACGGGCCGAACAAGGAAAATACGCAAAAAATACTCGATATTTTAAAGTCGGAAGATGTCCGCGCCACGTTTTTTCTCGTCGGTAAAAACGTGGAAAACAATCCGCAAACGGTAAAGCGCATCTATCAGGAAGGGCATGCGATCGGACTTCATTCTTACAGTCATGATTATGCAAAGCTTTACGCGTCGGCCCAGGCCTACACGGATGAAATGGAAAAGACGGAACAACGGATCTATCAGATTCTTCATGTACGGCCTATCATTTCCCGAGCGCCCGGCGGTACGGCCGGACATTTTACGGCGGCTCATTGGCAGGCTGTTCGTGATTTGGGGTATATAGAAGTCGGGTGGAATGCGTTGAACGGAGATGCGGACGGCAGCGGCAAGACGTCGTCTCAGGAATTGGAAAATATCCGCAGTCAGTTGGAGAAACGGCCATACCTGAACACACACCTCGTTATTCTTATGCACGATTCAGCCGGTCATGGGGCGACGGTTAATTCCTTGCCCGACGTCATCCATCTGCTCAAGGAAAAGGGATATACATTTCGCGTCGTGACACCGGCCATACCGCCCAGCTGGTAG
- a CDS encoding carbon-nitrogen hydrolase family protein produces the protein MMKPLQKTLRAAIVQAAPLLFDKEGTLDNVCRQIGEAGRNGARLIVFPESLIPCYPYGLTFGFTVGSRSEAGRRDWKTYYDNALAVPGNDTRRIGDAAKEADAYVSIGITERDRANASLYCTNLIFGPDGTLLAKHRKIKPTGAERYIWADSHDKATYFPVTDTPWGPMGTLICWENYMPLARIALYDKGISIYLAPNTNDNPEWQDTIRHIAIESHCYVFNADQYFTKAMYPATLLETAEIAALNDTVCRGGSCIIDPYGHYVTEPVWDREAIIYADLDFDKVPMSRMEFDGSGHYSRPDILELIVHE, from the coding sequence ATGATGAAACCGTTGCAAAAAACACTGCGCGCCGCCATCGTCCAAGCCGCACCGCTGCTTTTCGACAAAGAAGGCACACTCGACAACGTATGCCGACAAATCGGTGAAGCCGGCCGAAATGGCGCCAGACTGATTGTTTTTCCAGAATCGCTGATCCCCTGCTACCCATACGGACTAACCTTCGGCTTTACCGTCGGCAGCCGCTCCGAAGCGGGACGGCGCGACTGGAAAACGTACTACGATAATGCCCTTGCCGTTCCGGGAAACGACACACGGCGCATCGGCGACGCCGCAAAAGAGGCCGACGCCTATGTCAGTATCGGCATCACGGAACGGGACCGCGCCAACGCATCCCTTTACTGCACTAATCTGATTTTCGGACCTGACGGAACCCTTCTCGCCAAACACAGAAAAATAAAACCGACCGGTGCCGAACGGTATATTTGGGCCGATTCTCACGATAAGGCTACGTATTTCCCCGTAACCGACACACCGTGGGGTCCGATGGGCACACTTATTTGCTGGGAAAACTACATGCCCCTGGCCCGCATCGCCCTCTATGACAAAGGCATATCCATCTACCTCGCCCCGAACACGAACGACAATCCCGAATGGCAGGACACGATCCGTCACATTGCCATCGAAAGCCATTGCTATGTCTTCAACGCCGACCAATATTTCACCAAAGCCATGTACCCCGCCACACTTCTCGAAACAGCAGAAATCGCCGCTCTCAACGACACGGTCTGCCGTGGCGGCAGCTGTATCATTGATCCTTACGGCCATTATGTAACGGAACCCGTCTGGGATCGGGAAGCAATCATCTATGCCGATCTCGACTTCGACAAAGTACCGATGAGCCGCATGGAATTCGACGGCTCCGGTCATTATTCACGGCCCGACATTTTAGAACTTATTGTACACGAATAA
- the aroF gene encoding 3-deoxy-7-phosphoheptulonate synthase: protein MIVLLKAETTEAEMNGLAAYFTAQGLQVERVDRAEGPAFGLIGDTAPVELAALRQYAFIANIIPVAEPFKRASRAFHRKNSVVSVAGIPVGGPAVAVIAGPCSIETPRQIESVAHAVHSSGAAMLRGGAFKPRTSPYAFQGLGDKGLEMLCRASKKEQIPVVTEIMSVDKVAAFLKNDVDLIQVGARNMQNFDLLKALGRTKKPVLLKRGLSATVEEWLMSAEYIMAEGNRNVILCERGIRTFENFTRNTLDLSAVLAVKRLSHLPVIVDPSHAAGKSWMVADLAKAAVAVGADGVMIEVHNDPEHAWCDGAQSVTPAMFAEMMKSLRQVACAVGRRIL from the coding sequence ATGATCGTTTTATTGAAAGCAGAGACAACAGAGGCGGAGATGAACGGACTGGCCGCTTATTTTACGGCTCAAGGACTGCAGGTGGAACGGGTTGACAGGGCTGAAGGGCCGGCCTTCGGACTCATCGGCGATACGGCGCCTGTCGAGTTGGCGGCGCTGCGGCAGTACGCCTTCATTGCCAATATTATTCCTGTAGCGGAACCGTTCAAGCGGGCAAGCAGAGCTTTTCACCGGAAAAACAGCGTTGTTAGCGTCGCCGGTATTCCCGTCGGCGGGCCGGCAGTGGCGGTTATTGCCGGTCCTTGTTCAATTGAAACGCCGCGGCAGATAGAGAGCGTTGCTCACGCCGTTCATAGCAGCGGCGCGGCGATGCTGCGCGGCGGTGCTTTTAAACCGCGAACGTCACCGTACGCTTTCCAGGGATTGGGGGATAAGGGGCTGGAAATGCTTTGCCGTGCGAGCAAGAAGGAACAGATTCCGGTGGTGACGGAGATCATGTCAGTCGACAAGGTGGCTGCTTTTTTGAAAAATGACGTAGATCTGATCCAAGTCGGCGCGCGCAATATGCAGAATTTTGATTTGCTGAAGGCCTTGGGGCGGACGAAGAAACCGGTTTTGTTGAAGCGCGGTCTCAGCGCTACCGTCGAAGAATGGCTGATGTCGGCAGAATATATTATGGCGGAAGGCAATCGAAATGTTATTCTTTGCGAGCGGGGAATCCGCACCTTTGAAAATTTTACGCGCAATACGTTGGATCTGAGCGCTGTCCTTGCCGTCAAACGGCTGAGTCACTTACCGGTTATCGTTGATCCCAGTCATGCAGCCGGCAAGAGCTGGATGGTTGCTGATCTGGCCAAGGCTGCTGTCGCCGTCGGCGCCGACGGCGTGATGATCGAGGTGCATAACGATCCGGAACACGCGTGGTGCGACGGTGCACAGTCCGTTACTCCGGCCATGTTCGCCGAAATGATGAAATCGCTGCGACAAGTGGCTTGTGCCGTGGGACGAAGGATATTATAA